The Natronocella acetinitrilica DNA segment TCTACCTGCTGGGCCAACGCAATGGGAAAATCCGTTCTTACCGCGGGGCACGTGATCTGCTGCACCGTGCGGCTGAGCGAGCAGGAGTGGCCGACGTCGGCTGGCACGACATCCGTGCAAAATCGATAACCGACACGAAGCGACAGGGGAAGAACGCCCAGGCACTGGCCGGGCACACCACGGAGGCGCAAACGAATCGCTACCTCCGCGGCCGAGAAACCACCCTTGTTGAAGGCCCGAGTTTTAGACAGTCTAATTCAGGAGGGGCAAAATCGACGCCAAGTCATTGATAAACAAGCACACGCCGATGATGCAGCAGTTTCTGCGCATCAAGGCGGAGCATCCGGACATCCTGCTGTTCTACAGGATGGGGGACTTCTACGAGCTGTTCTACGACGACGCCAGGCGAGCCGCCCGACTGCTCGACATCACCCTCACGGCCCGCGGCCAGTCCGCCGGGGAGCCGATCCCCATGGCCGGTGTTCCCTACCATTCCGCCGACAACTACCTGGCGCGACTGGTTCGCCTGGGGGAATCCGTGGCGATCTGCGAGCAGGTGGGCGACCCTGCCACCGCAAAGGGCCCGGTGGAGCGCCGGGTCACCCGCATTGTCACCCCGGGGACGCTGACCGAGGATGCGCTGCTTCCGGAACGGCAGAGCAATCTGCTGGCGGCGGTGGTGTCAACGGAAGGCCATCACGGACTTGCAGTGCTGGAGCTCTCCGGCGGCCGCTTCTCGGTGCAGGAGTTGCAGGGTGACGGGGCCCTGGCGGCGGAAATCGAACGCCTGCGCCCGGCGGAAATCCTCTATGACGAGGACCAGGGTGCGCCCGCCATTCTGGGTGATCGCGCAGGCCTCACCCGCCGCGCCCCCTGGCATTTCGAGATCGAAACCTGCCGCCGACTGCTGAACGCCCAGTTCGGCACCCGTGACCTGTCCGGCTTCGGCTGCGAGGCCATGGAGCTCGCCATTCGGGCTGCGGGCAGCCTGCTGCAATATGTGTCTGACACCCAACGGGCCGCCATGCCACACATCCGGGCGCTGAAGGTGGAACGGCAGGACGAGGCGGTAATCATCGACGCCGCCAGTCGTCGTAATCTGGAGCTTGAGCGCAATCTTGGCGGGGGGCAGGAGCACACCCTGGCCTGGGTGCTGGACTCCACCGTCACCGCCATGGGCTCCCGCATGCTGCGGCGCTGGATCAACCGGCCACTGCGTGATCGCAGCGTGATCCGGCAGCGCCATGACGCGCTGGATCTGCTTCTGGCCAGGCGGGACTTCGAGCCGCTGCGGGAACTGCTACGCGGCATTGCCGACCTTGAGCGTATCGTCGCCCGCATCGCGCTGCGCTCGGCCCGGCCCCGCGACCTGGAGGGGCTGCGTCTGGGTCTTGAGCGCCTGCCCCACATGCAGGCCGGCCTGCCTGCTGCGGAAGACACTCCGCTGGCTGATCTCGCGGAACGATTGCAGCCACAACCTGCCACCGCCCACCACCTGCGCGAGGCGATCATCGACAATCCGCCCACGGTGCTCCGCGACGGCGGCGTGATTGCCAACGGTTTCGATGCCGAGCTGGATGAACTGCGCGGCCTGAGCCGCAATGCCGATGGCTACCTGCTGGAACTTGAGTCCCGCGAGCGCGAGGCGACCGGCATCGCCAACCTGAAGGTCAACTACAACCGCGTCCACGGTTTTTACATCGAAGTCAGCAAGGCCAATGCCGCCGCGGTTCCCGAGCGCTATATCCGTCGTCAGACGTTGAAGGGCGCGGAACGCTACATCACGCCGGAACTCAAGGCTTTCGAGGACAAGGTATTGAGTGCCCGGGAGCGCGCCCTGGCGCGGGAGAAGGCGCTCTACGAATTACTGCTGGACAGCCTGAACGAGGTGCTGGAGCCTTTGCAGCGCGCGGCCGGGGCCGTCGCGGAACTGGATACGCTCTGCGCACTGGCCGAGCGCTCCGAGTCGCTGAATTACGTGCGTCCGGGGCTCACCGATGAGCCGGGCATCGTGATCGAGGAAGGCCGCCATCCGGTGGTCGAGCGTGTCCTCTCCACCTCATTCGTGCCCAATGACTCCCGGCTCTCCGACGATCGCCGGATGCTGATCGTTACCGGTCCGAACATGGGTGGCAAATCCACTTATATGCGGCAGGTGGCGCTGATCACCCTACTCGCCTGCATGGGCAGCCACGTGCCTGCGAAGCGCGCAACCCTTGGCCCGGTGGACCGCATCTTCACCCGTATCGGCGCCTCCGACGATCTGGCGGGCGGGCGATCCACGTTCATGGTGGAGATGACGGAAACCGCGAACATCCTCAACAACGCCACGGACCAGAGCCTGGTACTGCTGGACGAAATCGGCCGCGGCACCAGCACCTTCGACGGCCTGTCCCTGGCCTGGGCGTCCGCTGCCTGGCTGGCGAGGCGGCTGCGGTCGTTCACGCTCTTCGCCACCCATTACTTCGAGATGACCAGCCTGCCGGAGCAGTTCCCGGCCGTGGCAAACGTGCATCTGGACGCCGTGGAGCATGATGACCGCATTGTCTTTCTGCATGCCCTGAAGGACGGCCCTGCCAACCAGAGCTATGGCCTGCAGGTGGCGGCCCTGGCCGGCATACCCGGCGAGGTGATCGCCTCGGCCAGAGAAAAGCTGGCGCGACTCGAGCAGGACAACCGCGCCGTGGCTCCGGGCACGGGCGGGCAACTCGCCCTGTTCAACACCCCGGCACCCGATCCATTACGGGACAGGCTGCGTGACCTGGACCCGGATGAGCTCACCCCCAGGCAGGCGCTGGAACTCATGTATGCCCTCAGGACCCTGGCCGACAAACAACCCTGACAAATCCGGACAAGCTGTCGGTTAATTTTCTCGCCACAAGCATGTATCTTACGCTACCTGCCAATCAGGCACCGGACGTCCAGACCGCCTTGAACATCGGAGCAACCCATGACCTTTGTCGTCACGGAAAACTGCATCAAGTGCAAATACACGGATTGCGTGGAAGTCTGCCCCGTGGACTGTTTCCATGAAGGGCCGAACTACCTGGTGATCGATCCCGACGAGTGCATCGACTGCACCCTGTGCGAACCGGAGTGCCCGGCGGAGGCCATTGTCTCCGAGGATGATCTACCTGCAGACCAGCACCATTTCCTGGCCCTGAATGCGGAGCTCTCCCAGGAGTGGCCGGTCATCACGGAACAAAGGGATCCCCCGGCGGATGCCGAGGAATGGGACGGCAAACCGGACAAGCTCAAGCTGCTGGAACGCTAGGGAAGCGCTGAAGCATTCACAAAAAGGCCCGCTCACGATATCCGTAGCGGGTCTTTTTGTGGCGTTGAAGACGAAGGTTTCTACCGTGCGGTCTCGTCCAGCAGGGCTTTCAGTGCCTGGGCGTCGACGAGACCGCGCTGCACCACCCCATGCTCGCTGATGAACGTGGGCGTCGCATCCACACCGAGCTCCCGGGCAAGATCAAGCTGGTCGGCCACAGGATTGTCACAGTCGCTGCGCTGCATGGTGTCACCGGCCTTGGCGCGATTCATCGCGTCCTGCTGATCATCGGCACACCAGACGGAGACCGCCTTGTGGTAGGAGGCGGAATTCACGCCCGCCCGGGGAAACTGTATGTAGCGCACCTCGATGCCCAGTGCAGTGTAATCCCCGATATTGCGGTGCATGCGCTGGCAGAATGGGCAGTCGATGTCGGTGAACACCGTCACCACATGCTCGGTTTCGCCCTGCGCCGGGTAGATGATCATGTTGTCGGTATCGTAGGCTGCCAGGCGTTCGGCGCGCATCCCTTCCCGCATGGTGTCCGCCACCGGCCGGCGGGCTTCGAGATCAAGCATCTCGCCCTGCACCAGGTAACGGCCATCTTCGGAGAAGTACAGTACCTGGCCATCGAGCATCACCATGTAGAGGCCCGGAATCGGTGATTCCGCAAGCTGCTGTATCTCGGCATTGACGCCGGCCTCTGCCATGCGTTGCTCGATGCGTTCGCGCACCTCGTCGTTGGCGCTTGCAGCCGTGAACAGCAACAGGGCAAGGCTGCCGATCACGAGTCTTGATAACGTCTTCATGCTGGTCTCCGGAGTTCGTCTATTGATGTGGCACCTGTGCTGGCCATCACCCTCGGGGATGGTGCAGACGATGCAGGTCCTGCAGCCTGTGCCGGGCAACGTGGGTATAGATCTGCGTTGTCGAGAGGTCGCTGTGACCGAGCAGCAACTGTACCACGCGCAGGTCGGCACCATGATTGATCAGATGGGTCGCAAAGGAATGCCGCAGGGTGTGGGGCGAGAGTGAGCCACGCACCCCCGCAACGGCAGCATAGTGCTTGATACGATACCAGAAGCCCTGTCGTGTCATGGCGGCACCGCGGGCCGTGACGAACAGGTCGTTACTTTGACGCGCACCCATCAGCGCCGGACGGCCGTGGCCGAGGTACTCCTCGACCCAACCCTGTGCCTCCTCCCCCATGGGTACGAGACGCTCCTTGTCACCCTTGCCGATGACACGAACGACCCCCTGGCGCAAACCGAGTTGGGTTACCGCCAGGCCGACCAGCTCCGAGACGCGCAGACCCGTGGCATAGAGCAGTTCGAGCATGGCCCGATCCCGCAGACCCAGCGGATCGGAGGTGTCGGGGGCCATCAGCAGCGCCTCGACATCGGACTCACCCAGAGCCTCAGGCAATGGGCGGCCCAGACGCGGGGCGGCGACGTCCGTGGTGGGGTCAACCTGCAGCCGCCCTTCCCGGATCTGCCAGCGATAGAAGCGGCGCAGGCTGGATAACAGGCGTGCGGTACTGCGTGGCTTGGCACCGGCCTGGACTTTCACCGCGAGATAACCGAGCACGTCCTCTCTCGATGCGGTGAGCAGCGCCCCGTCTCGCGCCTCAAGCCAGCGGCCGAAGGCACGCAGATCGCTGCCGTAGGCAGACAGGGTCTGTCGGCTGAGACCCCGTTCCACCCAGAGCGCATCGAGAAACCTGTCAACGACGCGTTCCATGACAAGGTCGCCGGGTTCAGCCCTTGTCGTCATCCCCCTGCTTGCGCTGGGCCTTGCCAACCTGGGCACCAAAGGCAGTCATCATTTCTATGGGGACCGGGAAGACGATGGTGGAATTCTGCTCGCCGGCGATGCTGCTCAGGGTCTGCAGATAGCGAAGCTGCAGTGCCTGGGGGTTGCCGGAGAGTATGTTCGCCGCATCCTGCAGCTTTTGCGCGGCCTGCATCTCACCCTCGGCATGGATGATCTTCGCCCGCCGGCTCCGCTCTGCCTCGGCCTGCTGGGCAATGGCACGGATCATTGTCTCGTTGATGTCCACGTGCTTGATCTCGACATTGAGTACCTTGATACCCCAGGCATCGGTCTGCTCGTCAAGAATGGCCTGGATATCGCTGTTCAGCTTATCCCGCTCTGCAAGCATCTCGTCCAGGTCATGCTGACCGAGCACGGAGCGCAGCGTGGTCTGGGCAAGCTGGCTGGTGGCGGCAAAGTAATCCTCGACATTGATCACCGTGCGCTGCGGATCGACAACGCGGAAGTACAACACCGCATTGACCGCGACCGACACGTTGTCCTTGGAGATGACGTCCTGGCTGGGAACGTCCATGACCACCGTTCGCAGATCGATACGCACCATCTGCTGGATGATCGGGATCACGATGATCAGACCGGGCCCCTTGACCTTCCAGAATCGACCGAGCTGGAAGATGACACCGCGCTCGTATTCCCGCAGTACGCGAATCGCTGACGCCACAAGCGCGACGACTGCCGCGCCGAGGACGAGGAGAATCGTTTCCATGTAACCTCCGGTTAGCACAATCAGACCCCCGAATCGGTGCAACGCAAAACGGGTTCAACTCGGAAACCGACCATAGCACAGGTCGGCTGGTTCCCTGCCGCGTCAGGCCGACACTGCCGCCGCCCATGGCGCCAGCGCCCCCGGACGGCGCAGATCCGCCGCCAACGCATGGACATCCGCCGCAGAAGCCTTTTCCTGACGACCAACGCGACCGCCGCTTTGCGCGAGATTACGCATCTGCATGGTAGACCGGGACACGACGCCATGACCGGGCGGATTCAAGGCGGACTGATCCATCACCCAGGCTGTGGCCAGCGCCTCCACCGCCAACACCTGATAAAGCAGATCGATCAGGTGACTGCAACGGCGAAGCCTGCCATCGAGAGTGGCCGAGCAATCAGCATATTGTCGTTGGTCGCTGGGGCGCTCATGCATCTCCAGCAGCAAGGCCGATGCGTCAAACTGCGCACCCATCAGCGCATGCGCGAGTTCAGCCCCGCCATTACCTCCAGACGCAGGGTAGCCGCCAGCGATCACCGGATCGGTCAGCCCTGCCAGTCGCTGATGAGCGTGCATGGCCAGAGAGACCACCGCGTTGCCGAGGGCATCCGTGCAGCGGGACAGCTCTTCCTCAAGCGTTGCATCATGGAGCGGGCCGGCGCGTAGTAGCCGCTCGGAAACTGCATGATGCTGTGCGATGGCGTCGAGGACAGCGCCGTAGAGGCTCGGGGTACAGCCGATGGGATCGTGACAGCCGCTCTGCGGACCCTGCTCGCCGACTGCTGCGTTACTGACGACGATAATCGCCGCACCGTTGCGCTGATCCGCCTGCAGGCCCGCAAGCCACCCGCCAACCCGCCGCTGGCCGAGTTGCGGGCCGATGCTGACACGAGTGATTCGTCCAGGCAGCCCCTGAAGGCGCATGCACTCCGCGGCCGACAGGGTCAACACCACCGCCCAACGGCAGGCTCTGTCCATACGCACATGGTTCAACGCGACGAGAGCGGCCCGGGCCTCCTCCCGACGACTATCGGAGACGGACACCACCAGCGGCGATAACGACATGGAGCGGATGAAGCTGAGCGCGCCGCAATGGCTGCCATCAGCTAGCCGGAGACGACCGACCCCGGTGAGGGATGTCGAAAGCGCCTCCAGCAGATCATCCATATCCGGAGCGGTTAGATTTGCTGGAAGCGTCGGTAGCGCATGCCTTGCGAGCATGCCCAGCAGTAGATCCAACTCTGCCAGGCCGTGAGGATCGGGATCCACCGCAAGCGTCGCCGCCCGGGTCGCCATGATGGCGCGCAGCTCCTCAGTCACACCCGTCATCGACGAACTGTGATCTGGCGGATCCATTGCCCGGGGCGACGCGCGGCGCCACGCGTTGTTGGCAGCATTCACGGCCGGCCGGGACCGGGGGGCCGCACAAGACTGCCGGGCAGCACTGACGCGGGCCCGCAGCTCAGGCCCGAGTACAAGCCCGGCGCCGCCCACGGCGATCTGCTCCAGGGTGCCGGAGGTCAGCCCGCGGCTATCAAGTATGACGGCTTCCACTGATTGCATGCATCGCCACCCTTGGCACGCCTCGGCCGGTTAGTGTCCCACGCCCCACAAGGGGATGCGAGCCCGGAAACGCAGGCTACGGTAGACTGCCGTCGATGCAAGAGCCAGCTACCCGAAACATTGTCGAATTCGAGGCCAGAAGCCTGCTGATGCTCTGCAGGGCAGGCTTTGAAGGTGATGCGGCGGCCGAGGTCATGGCTATCGCTGAAGATACCGCAGGCGTCGCTGGCTACTGTGAAACCCGGTCAGGAACTGGCTGGCTCCAATTTCACGCGGTGACCGGCAGCATCAACACGCTGCTGAATGCCAGACCCGACTGGCGGGACTGGGTTTTCACCCGACAATGCATCTCGTTGATCACCCGCATCGATCAGCTACCCCCGGGTGATCGCGTGGCCGCCATTCTCGAACAGTTGCCTGACTCACCCCGCGAATTCGCCGGACTGCAAATCGACTTCCCGGACACCAACGACGGCAAGTCGCTGTCGCGGTTCTGTCGCAGCTTCGCGGGCCCCATGCGCAAGGGTCTCGCGCAGGCCGGTCATGGGCTTGGCAATGGGGCAAGCGCAGCACTGCACCTGTTCTTCGTCGATTCCGCCACGGTGTTCCTGGGCCTGGGGCGCCCGGGTGTAACCTGCCCCTGGCCGGCGGGCATCCCCCGCTTGAAAATGCCCAGGGCCGCACCCAGCCGCTCTACCCTCAAACTCGAGGAAGCCCTCAAGGTGTTTCTCTCTCCTGAAGAACAGCTCGCCCGTATCAGGCCAGGGCGCCATGCGGTTGACCTGGGCGCAGCCCCCGGCGGCTGGACATGGCAACTGACCCAGCGAGGCATGCGGGTACAGGCCGTGGACAACGGCCTGATGGATGCTCAGCTGATGGAAACCGGTCTTGTTGATCATGTTCGCGGCGATGCGTTCCGTTATCGCCCGTCACGACCAGTTGATCTTATGGTCTGCGACGTGGTGGAACAGCCAATGCGAATCGCGCGGCTGATGGGGCAATGGTTCGCGCGCGGCGATTGCCGGGAAGCAATCTTCAATCTCAAGCTGCCGATGAAGCGCCGCTACCAACATGTGCTGGACTGCCTGGAAGCATTCCACGCCGCCGCCAATGGCGAGTCATCAGCGATCTCAGTGCGCACCCGGCAGCTCTACCACGATCGCGAGGAAGTCACAGTCCACGCACGGGTTACCCGGCGCGGCTGATCCCTTCCATGGCCCGCCAGGGAGCGAGGTCCAGCATTTGCCCCTGCACCGCCGTCGCGGACTGGTAGAGCAGCGCCGCGTCAGGCAGAACCTTGCGCAGGGCGAGCAGTTCGTCCAACTCCAGCAGCAGCGTAGTCACCGGGCCGTATCGATGATGCGACAGCCGTCCGAGCCGGCCGATCACATGCCAATCGCCCTGCAGGCGCATCTGTATCGAGAAACAGCGCTCGAGGCATGGATCAGAAGTCGGCTGCATGCGGTAGCAGGCATCCGGCACCGCCGATCGCAGCAAGCGGGGAAGCAGTTCGTTCAGGTCCAGTTCGGCCGTCCGCCCCCCGCCCAGCCGCCAGATGGTCATCTGATGACCATGGAGTCGAAGGTGTCCATCGCTATCGTGGCCGTGCACCGGGCCGCGGGCGATCAGGGTGGTCGGCGCATCAGCATTGAGCGGTGGACAAGTGCAGATCGCCTGTTCGAGAAGGTCCCGTGGATCACAGGCCAGGCGTGCCCCCGGTGTTTCACCTGGCCGCGCACCGCGCACGGGGTGCAGACGCAGGCGCAGATACCCAGCCCCGCCGTTTGCCGCCGCCGTCTCGATTTCGCCGATGAGCAACTGCATTGCATGATCGCCCTGCAGCGGATCAGTCAGATCACGACGGGCATAGAGGCGTGCCAGGGTTTCCGGGGCCAGAGGTGGATGCTGCTCGGTCATGGTGCTCTCCTGGTTATCAGCGTTAATGAACGCAAAACCGCCATGGCGCAATACGAATCCCCTGTCCCGGCCCCGGGGGATTCAGGCCATGGCGGTCACCAGTCAAGCGGTTGTTAGCGAACTGACGACTACCTCCCCCGGGCCTCAAAGCTGGGCCAAGGGTAGGTAAATCGCAGGGATTTCAAATCGCCGTCCGCCATCACGATAAACTCAAGTAAACTTGTAAAAACAGTAGCAAGTGGCCGACAAACGCGCAAGCGCGAACCGCAGGCGCCCGCCACAAGGAGAAGACCATGCGGCGATTCCACATTGCCATCGGGGTTGCCGACATCGCGGCATCGGTGGAGGACTACACACAGCGCCTCGGTCAGGAGCCCGTTCTGGTGATCGCTGGTGAGTATGCACTGTGGCGCACCGACCGCCTCAACCTGTCGATCCGTTATGCACCGGCGGCACCGGGTGAACTGCGACATCTGGGCTGGGAGGACCCCCAGGCAGAGACGCTGTCCATCGAGCATGACGTGAACGGGCTGGTCTGGGAGCGCTTTTCGGCCCACGACCAGGCCGCCGAGATCGCCGCCATCTGGCCGGCCAGCAACTACAAGCCCGACTTCTAATCACTTCGTCAACGGACGATCCCGTCGAGAACAATCTCTCGCATGCAAGATACCGCAGCGCACACCCCAGGTCGCCGACGCAGCCTGATCCAGTGACTGGGGCAGCATTCGCCGCAGCGGTCAGTGGGGCCAGTCCTGACCCGAACCCTCAGGCGGCAGCGGGTATCTGCCGCGTCATGCGGTTCAGCGCCAGTTTGTAGATCGGCAGGAAGAACAGGATGCTGAAGCCCAGCTTGAACACGTAGTCCACCAGCGCTATCTCCACCCAGTTGGCCGCCATGAAGGGGTCGGGGCTGCGGTAGAACGCGGCCGAGAAGAACATCGCCGTATCCACGGCGTTGGCCAGCATGGTTGAGACCGCGGGGGCAAACCACCAGGGACCAAAGCCGCGAATGCGGTCGAACACGTTGGCATCCAGCAACTGGCCGACGAAGTAGGCGAGGAAACTGGCAAAGGCGATGCGGGCAACGAACAGGTTGAACTCGCTCAGGTTGCCGAAGCCCTGGAAGGCACCGCCCTGGAACAGTACCGAGAATACGTAGGACAGCACCAGGGCCGGGAACATCACGCTGAGAATCACCCGGCGAGCCAACTCCTTTCCGTAGATACGAACCGTGAGGTCGGTCACCACGAAGATCAGCGGAAAGGACAACGCCCCCCAGGTGGTATGGAAACCGAAGATCTGAAACGGGATCTGCACCAGATAGTTACTGGCCGCGATCACCAGCACATGCAGACTGGCCAGCACGAAGTACAGCCGTCGGGAACCCGGCAGGAAGGGGTCACGGGAATGATCGGCTGGCAGATTCATGGCGATGTCCGGTGTCTGGGCGAAGGTCGCAAAGTTTACTCAAAAAAAGACCGGAATCCAGCACAAGCCGAATTCCGGTCGACTGTCCGGGACACTTTAATCCGCTGCCTGGATGAGCGCCCGGCAATCGGCACGACTTGCCGGCGGTGACAGTCCATCAGCTGCATAGTCTGCGAACACTTTCGGGGAGTCGACAAAACCCGCACTCTCTGCATCCTGGACGTTCCATTCCAGCGTCGAGCCCCGATATGCCAGCCGGAAGGCTTCCGGCATGTCGTCATTGTCTCCACCCAGCACCTGCATGGTGACGCTGCGATCCCGGCCGGAGAGCAACGGCAGGTCGAGTTGCAGGGTAGCCCCGTTCAACCGGGCCCAGCCTGCGTCTTCCAGATACAGCACCTCGGCATCAGGGTCACCAAGCGGGCCGGACTCTGCGTAGGCAATGCAGCCACGCATATCGCCTGCACCCGGCTCATCACCGGGCAGGAAGAACAGGCTCGCCAGGCCACGCAACTGATCGTTCTCGACGGCGGTCACCCAGAGGTAAGTGCCATCGATCTCTTCGGGCAGAATCCTGGGCAGGGTGGCGAAGCCGGCAATCTCCTCAAGATCTTCCGGAGTCAGTGTCTGATTGATCAGATCGCGCCCGGTCACCGCGATTTTCAGCGACTCGCTGGTGACACGGTCGAGTTCACCGCCGTTCAGTTCGTGCTTGATGGCATCGACCAGCGCACTGACATTCTGCGCCAGCGTGTCGATCTGCGTCTGGTCACCGAAAGCGGGGGCAGACTGGGTGCCATTGACTCCATCCTGGCCCAGAAGCGCAGCCAGGGATCGAGATGTCAGCAGCAGCTCGACCAGATCGGTGGGTTGAGTTGCCATGGGTGCCTGCGGCTCTGCCGTGATGATGCTGCGCTGTATCGTCACCCGGCTTGCAAGCGCCTGACCAGTCATTGCCCCACTCACCCGGCTTCGGATCTCCTCGGCGATCGCATTGATCGCGTCCGCGTCCTTCAGCAGATCCGACAGCAAGAGGTCGGGTGTCGCAGCCTGAAATTCCTGCCAGGTGGTCGCGATGGCGTCGTAGGCTACCCGGGCAGCAGCGTCCACATCCACGCCTTCGGCTTCCAGGGCCTGCAACAGCAGCCTGACCAATTCATTGAGGCTGAGACTGAACAAGGCCGCGGTCGTAGCGGACGCGGGCAGCAAGTCGCCCTCGAGCACAGCCTCGATCTCGGCGTAGAAATCCGCCACCAGCAGTTGCGCTGTCTCGATATCGTCAAGGGC contains these protein-coding regions:
- a CDS encoding 7-cyano-7-deazaguanine/7-aminomethyl-7-deazaguanine transporter, with the protein product MNLPADHSRDPFLPGSRRLYFVLASLHVLVIAASNYLVQIPFQIFGFHTTWGALSFPLIFVVTDLTVRIYGKELARRVILSVMFPALVLSYVFSVLFQGGAFQGFGNLSEFNLFVARIAFASFLAYFVGQLLDANVFDRIRGFGPWWFAPAVSTMLANAVDTAMFFSAAFYRSPDPFMAANWVEIALVDYVFKLGFSILFFLPIYKLALNRMTRQIPAAA
- the xerD gene encoding site-specific tyrosine recombinase XerD, which encodes MERVVDRFLDALWVERGLSRQTLSAYGSDLRAFGRWLEARDGALLTASREDVLGYLAVKVQAGAKPRSTARLLSSLRRFYRWQIREGRLQVDPTTDVAAPRLGRPLPEALGESDVEALLMAPDTSDPLGLRDRAMLELLYATGLRVSELVGLAVTQLGLRQGVVRVIGKGDKERLVPMGEEAQGWVEEYLGHGRPALMGARQSNDLFVTARGAAMTRQGFWYRIKHYAAVAGVRGSLSPHTLRHSFATHLINHGADLRVVQLLLGHSDLSTTQIYTHVARHRLQDLHRLHHPRG
- the fdxA gene encoding ferredoxin FdxA gives rise to the protein MTFVVTENCIKCKYTDCVEVCPVDCFHEGPNYLVIDPDECIDCTLCEPECPAEAIVSEDDLPADQHHFLALNAELSQEWPVITEQRDPPADAEEWDGKPDKLKLLER
- the rlmM gene encoding 23S rRNA (cytidine(2498)-2'-O)-methyltransferase RlmM, whose protein sequence is MQEPATRNIVEFEARSLLMLCRAGFEGDAAAEVMAIAEDTAGVAGYCETRSGTGWLQFHAVTGSINTLLNARPDWRDWVFTRQCISLITRIDQLPPGDRVAAILEQLPDSPREFAGLQIDFPDTNDGKSLSRFCRSFAGPMRKGLAQAGHGLGNGASAALHLFFVDSATVFLGLGRPGVTCPWPAGIPRLKMPRAAPSRSTLKLEEALKVFLSPEEQLARIRPGRHAVDLGAAPGGWTWQLTQRGMRVQAVDNGLMDAQLMETGLVDHVRGDAFRYRPSRPVDLMVCDVVEQPMRIARLMGQWFARGDCREAIFNLKLPMKRRYQHVLDCLEAFHAAANGESSAISVRTRQLYHDREEVTVHARVTRRG
- the mutS gene encoding DNA mismatch repair protein MutS, with product MMQQFLRIKAEHPDILLFYRMGDFYELFYDDARRAARLLDITLTARGQSAGEPIPMAGVPYHSADNYLARLVRLGESVAICEQVGDPATAKGPVERRVTRIVTPGTLTEDALLPERQSNLLAAVVSTEGHHGLAVLELSGGRFSVQELQGDGALAAEIERLRPAEILYDEDQGAPAILGDRAGLTRRAPWHFEIETCRRLLNAQFGTRDLSGFGCEAMELAIRAAGSLLQYVSDTQRAAMPHIRALKVERQDEAVIIDAASRRNLELERNLGGGQEHTLAWVLDSTVTAMGSRMLRRWINRPLRDRSVIRQRHDALDLLLARRDFEPLRELLRGIADLERIVARIALRSARPRDLEGLRLGLERLPHMQAGLPAAEDTPLADLAERLQPQPATAHHLREAIIDNPPTVLRDGGVIANGFDAELDELRGLSRNADGYLLELESREREATGIANLKVNYNRVHGFYIEVSKANAAAVPERYIRRQTLKGAERYITPELKAFEDKVLSARERALAREKALYELLLDSLNEVLEPLQRAAGAVAELDTLCALAERSESLNYVRPGLTDEPGIVIEEGRHPVVERVLSTSFVPNDSRLSDDRRMLIVTGPNMGGKSTYMRQVALITLLACMGSHVPAKRATLGPVDRIFTRIGASDDLAGGRSTFMVEMTETANILNNATDQSLVLLDEIGRGTSTFDGLSLAWASAAWLARRLRSFTLFATHYFEMTSLPEQFPAVANVHLDAVEHDDRIVFLHALKDGPANQSYGLQVAALAGIPGEVIASAREKLARLEQDNRAVAPGTGGQLALFNTPAPDPLRDRLRDLDPDELTPRQALELMYALRTLADKQP
- a CDS encoding slipin family protein, which encodes METILLVLGAAVVALVASAIRVLREYERGVIFQLGRFWKVKGPGLIIVIPIIQQMVRIDLRTVVMDVPSQDVISKDNVSVAVNAVLYFRVVDPQRTVINVEDYFAATSQLAQTTLRSVLGQHDLDEMLAERDKLNSDIQAILDEQTDAWGIKVLNVEIKHVDINETMIRAIAQQAEAERSRRAKIIHAEGEMQAAQKLQDAANILSGNPQALQLRYLQTLSSIAGEQNSTIVFPVPIEMMTAFGAQVGKAQRKQGDDDKG
- a CDS encoding DsbC family protein, which produces MKTLSRLVIGSLALLLFTAASANDEVRERIEQRMAEAGVNAEIQQLAESPIPGLYMVMLDGQVLYFSEDGRYLVQGEMLDLEARRPVADTMREGMRAERLAAYDTDNMIIYPAQGETEHVVTVFTDIDCPFCQRMHRNIGDYTALGIEVRYIQFPRAGVNSASYHKAVSVWCADDQQDAMNRAKAGDTMQRSDCDNPVADQLDLARELGVDATPTFISEHGVVQRGLVDAQALKALLDETAR